From one Dermacentor andersoni chromosome 1, qqDerAnde1_hic_scaffold, whole genome shotgun sequence genomic stretch:
- the LOC126547221 gene encoding piggyBac transposable element-derived protein 4-like, with the protein MSGERKNLSREEALELYFRLPDKSNDSADEYCDSSDEEDFVLGSTESSEEDDVSPPLPVPTTSKRKKIARKPYSGKRTKPKKVKKLPEGSGDDNTSSQWDTSKFIATIPTNHNASGSQKILERSTAIEAFMLYFDEDVIKHIVDQTNLYAATTNRKRWTTLTCLELRAYLGVLILMSVNRMHHLQMYWCSDSLFHVKEIAQVMTYKRFQHITNCLHLNDNEKMPDYGSKDFYRAYKVRPLIEMMNERFQAHYSPSSHLSVDESMILFKGRSSMKQYMPMKPKIKRGYKVWSLADSETGYLLKFQLYEGKSMQKPEDRTLGEHVVLTLADGAVPAGSQLFFDNFFSSTKLLQELREKDILACGTFRVNKRDLPSEVKVDNKLERGSYIWRKKADVVAYQWRDSKNVHIMSNYHDPESVVQVQRTLQNGKRKEVDCPCVVKEYNAWMGGVDKFDQKRNAYPADRRSKRWWSRIFYFILAAAVVNAFIQISSMSPVTYLQFRLMLGRLLIAQNTFRKSKTTLKAHYNKKGKKNGRAMSGVPDELRFAGNGHHPVLTGKRLRCRWCSTKQKEVRTKYFCKMCNVPLCVTCFGPFHCC; encoded by the exons ATGTCTG gaGAACGAAAAAACCTGAGTCGGGAAGAAGCCTTGGAGCTTTATTTTAGATTACCGGACAAGTCGAATGACAGCGCCGATGAGTACTGCGATAGTTCTGATGAGGAAGACTTTGTGCTTGGAAGCACTGAGAGCAGCGAAGAGGACGACGTTTCGCCACCTCTGCCTGTTCCCACGACAAGCAAGCGCAAAAAAATTGCGCGCAAGCCTTACTcaggaaaaagaacaaaaccAAAAAAAGTGAAGAAGCTCCCTGAAGGGTCAGGTGATGATAATACATCCAGCCAGTGGGACACGTCCAAATTCATTGCGACGATTCCGACAAATCATAATGCATCTGGATCGCAGAAGATCTTGGAAAGAAGCACTGCCATTGAAGCATTCATGCTTTACTTCGATGAGGACGTGATCAAACATATCGTGGATCAAACAAACTTGTATGCAGCAACAACCAACCGGAAACGATGGACGACACTCACGTGCTTGGAGCTTCGTGCCTACCTTGGAGTCCTCATTTTGATGAGTGTAAATCGCATGCACCACCTGCAAATGTACTGGTGCTCAGACAGCttatttcatgtgaaagaaaTCGCCCAAGTGATGACCTACAAACGATTTCAACACATAACAAACTGCCTGCACCTCAACGACAATGAAAAAATGCCCGACTACGGCTCAAAAGATTTTTACCGTGCATACAAAGTTCGGCCATTGATAGAGATGATGAACGAGAGGTTCCAGGCCCACTACTCGCCATCCAGTCACCTCTCTGTCGATGAGAGCATGATTCTGTTCAAAGGCCGCTCAAGCATGAAACAATACATGCCAATGAAACCAAAAATCAAGAGAGGATACAAAGTTTGGTCTCTAGCGGATTCTGAGACGGGCTATCTCCTAAAGTTCCAGCTCTACGAAGGAAAGAGTATGCAGAAGCCAGAAGACAGAACCTTGGGCGAACACGTTGTCCTGACTTTGGCCGATGGTGCCGTCCCTGCTGGCTCGCAGTTATTTTTTGATAATTTCTTCAGCTCCACTAAGCTGCTTCAAGAGCTGCGAGAGAAAGACATCCTTGCTTGTGGCACATTTAGAGTGAACAAGAGGGATCTGCCATCCGAAGTCAAAGTTGACAACAAGCTGGAGCGAGGGTCCTACATTTGGAGGAAGAAGGCTGATGTGGTAGCCTACCAATGGCGAGACTCTAAAAATGTGCACATCATGTCCAACTATCATGACCCAGAAAGCGTCGTGCAGGTCCAGCGAACCCTTCAAAACGGGAAGAGAAAGGAAGTGGACTGTCCATGTGTTGTGAAAGAATACAACGCATGGATGGGAGGGGTTGATAAATTTGaccagaaaaggaatgcctatcCAGCGGACCGCCGTTCAAAGCGCTGGTGGAGCCGTATCTTTTACTTCATTTTGGCCGCAGCGGTGGTCAATGCTTTCATTCAAATTTCCTCCATGAGTCCTGTCACCTATCTGCAGTTCCGCCTGATGCTTGGGCGTCTCCTGATTGCCCAAAACACGTTTCGAAAATCGAAAACAACGCTGAAAGCCCACTACAACAAGAAAGGCAAGAAGAATGGGCGCGCAATGAGTGGTGTACCAGATGAACTCCGATTTGCCGGAAATGGTCACCACCCCGTCCTCACTGGGAAGCGACTGCGGTGCCGGTGGTGCTCTACAAAGCAGAAGGAAGTGCGCACCAAATACTTCTGCAAAATGTGCAATGTGCCACTATGCGTCACTTGCTTTGGCCCGTTTCACTGCTGCTGA
- the LOC126547261 gene encoding uncharacterized protein — MPPKKTAAKAQPTPTKASGKKAVKKVVPVEEVEEEDDKMEDDEEAEDADAGMDDAGNEEEEEVAANEEEEEEEEEEEEAAPAPAKSKAKNGLQVKANAAQEEEDEDDEVEEVDAEEEEEEQEEDEQEEDEQEEQEEDEEEGEGEGDTPKKQAKKTAAKDKKAAKSGKRKAADDEHSAGGSDAKKLKLEDYVPESCIDSQEKRDSCSLVITMARGARPGDITELSGDIINLVIKGEKAFARYVDAEAAAANLKLLEKEVGNGKVTRVEKCTSHETETQDNLLDVFRVPFECTVSRLKELFPGAKVYVLNDGFARLHFDSSEDLLNAVQNPACHTIDGSSIRFSLVKKFGQGGGFRGGNQSRGGNSRGGRGWQFLWPWTRRWRRRRRRRLGQ; from the exons ATGCCTCCCAAGAAGACGGCGGCCAAGGCACAGCCTACGCCGACGAAGGCCAGT GGTAAAAAAGCCGTGAAGAAGGTGGTTCCCGTCGAAGAAGTGGAGGAAGAGGACGACAAAATGGAGGACGATGAAGAGGCAGAAGACGCAGATGCCG gcatggATGACGCTGGAaatgaggaggaagaggaggtcGCTGCCaatgaggaagaggaggaggaggaagaggaggaggaggaagcagcCCCTGCTCCAGCTAAGTCCAAAGCCAAGAACGGCCTCCAGGTCAAGGCTAATGCAGCCCAggaagaggaggacgaagacgatgaGGTTGAAGAAGTAGAtgctgaggaggaggaggaagaacaaGAGGAGGATGAGCAGGAAGAAGACGAACAGGAAGAGCAGGAAGAGGAtgaggaggaaggtgaaggtgaag GTGACACTCCAAAAAAGCAGGCCAAGAAGACTGCTGCTAAAG ACAAGAAGGCTGCAAAAAGTGGCAAACGGAAGGCAGCCGATGACGAGCACAGTGCTGGAGGCAGCGACGCCAAGAAACTGAAGCTAGAAG ACTATGTTCCAGAGTCTTGCATCGACAGCCAAG AAAAAAGAGACAGCTGTAGCCTCGTCATCACCATGGCACGGGGAGCTCGGCCAGGTGACATCACAGAACTGTCGGGCGACATCATCAACCTCGTCATTAAGGGAGA GAAAGCCTTTGCACGCTATGTGGATgccgaagcagcagcagccaacCTGAAGCTGCTGGAGAAGGAAGTTGGGAACGGCAAAGTGACACGGGTTGAGAAGTGCACATCGCATGAGACAGAGACACAAGACAACCTGCTGGATGTGTTCCGAGTGCCTTTTGAGTGCACTGTGAGTCGGCTCAAGGAACTCTTTCCTGGTGCCAAGGTCTATGTGCTCAATGATGG gtttGCACGGTTGCATTTTGACTCCTCTGAAGACCTGCTAAATGCAGTGCAGAACCCTGCATGCCATACCATTGATGGCAGCAGCATCCGTTTCAGCCTTGTTAAAAAGTTTGGACAAG GTGGGGGCTTTAGGGGTGGAAACCAGTCCCGAGGTGGCAACTCCCGGGGAGGACGGGGGTGGCAATTCCTTTGGCCGTGGACGAGGCGGTGGaggcggcggcggaggcggcggctGGGGCAATAA